From a region of the Salinispira pacifica genome:
- a CDS encoding phospho-sugar mutase, which translates to MDSKAIRARAQEYVEQEQNESFRSEVEALLKQNNDDELFERFYTDLSFGTGGIRGVMGGGFNRMNPLVIQRTTQGLANYLLEHGIKDQQGRLSVAIAYDSRNNSPLFSSTAAQVLAANGIHVYLFSSLRPTPELSFTIRELGCTSGIVCTASHNPKKYNGYKVYWQDGAQITPPHDAGIISQVKAVNGPVKSMDFQEALDKGLVEYIDADMDNKFVEMVKRQVVRPDMLMKGPHDLKVVYTPLHGTGTMMIERVMNELGISVSIVPEQRDPDGDFPTVEFPNPEEASAMKLALDLARKEDADLVIGTDPDADRVGIAVKSGNDYVLLNGNQHGVLLTDYMYGSMKELGTLPQRPAFINTIVSTDLQRKIAAKYGAEVFETLTGFKWIASKIRELEENNGPRYVMGGEESYGFMIGNEVRDKDSISATVVTIEMALYYQQKGKSLLDRLDEIHGEFGLYQETLISKYFEGANGVGIMNGMMAGLRENPPAEIAGIAVSSVRDIQDGTTLDIQTGSKKKDIDLPSSNVLQFILSDGSIISARPSGTEPKIKFYASVKDEPGKDLDESRKRVQEKIDGIESFIESVIAAAKN; encoded by the coding sequence ATGGATAGTAAAGCCATACGCGCGCGGGCTCAGGAATATGTTGAACAGGAACAGAATGAGTCATTTCGCAGTGAAGTTGAAGCTCTTCTGAAACAAAACAATGATGATGAACTTTTTGAACGATTTTATACCGATCTGAGCTTCGGAACCGGAGGAATCCGGGGAGTAATGGGCGGAGGATTCAACCGAATGAATCCGCTGGTCATTCAGCGCACAACCCAGGGATTGGCCAATTATCTCCTTGAGCATGGCATTAAGGATCAGCAGGGACGCCTTTCAGTGGCTATTGCCTACGACAGCAGGAACAATTCGCCCCTGTTTTCATCCACTGCGGCTCAGGTTCTGGCTGCCAACGGTATTCATGTCTATCTGTTCAGCTCCCTCCGCCCCACGCCGGAGCTGAGTTTCACCATCCGTGAACTGGGCTGCACCAGCGGTATCGTGTGTACCGCCAGCCACAATCCCAAGAAATACAACGGGTACAAGGTGTATTGGCAGGACGGAGCCCAGATTACGCCCCCCCACGACGCCGGTATTATCTCACAGGTGAAGGCGGTTAACGGCCCTGTCAAATCCATGGATTTCCAGGAAGCGTTGGATAAGGGACTGGTGGAGTATATCGATGCGGATATGGACAACAAGTTTGTGGAGATGGTAAAGCGCCAGGTGGTGCGGCCAGATATGCTCATGAAAGGCCCTCACGATCTGAAGGTGGTGTACACGCCCCTCCACGGCACAGGAACCATGATGATTGAACGGGTAATGAATGAGCTGGGTATATCGGTAAGCATTGTCCCCGAACAGCGGGATCCCGACGGCGATTTTCCCACCGTTGAATTTCCCAATCCCGAAGAGGCAAGTGCGATGAAGCTTGCCCTGGATCTGGCGCGGAAAGAAGATGCCGATCTGGTGATCGGAACGGATCCGGATGCAGACAGGGTTGGAATCGCAGTTAAGTCCGGAAACGATTATGTGCTTCTCAACGGTAACCAGCATGGGGTTCTTCTCACAGATTATATGTACGGGTCCATGAAGGAACTGGGAACTCTTCCTCAGCGTCCTGCCTTCATAAATACCATTGTGAGCACCGATCTTCAGAGGAAAATCGCCGCAAAATACGGCGCCGAGGTGTTCGAAACCCTTACCGGGTTTAAATGGATTGCCTCCAAAATCCGGGAGCTGGAGGAGAATAACGGTCCCCGCTATGTCATGGGCGGCGAGGAAAGCTACGGTTTCATGATCGGTAACGAGGTGCGGGATAAAGATTCGATCTCCGCCACCGTGGTAACCATCGAGATGGCCCTCTATTACCAGCAGAAGGGCAAGAGTCTTCTGGATCGCCTTGATGAGATTCATGGAGAATTCGGGCTGTATCAGGAAACACTGATCAGTAAATATTTCGAAGGTGCAAACGGCGTGGGAATCATGAACGGCATGATGGCCGGCCTCCGGGAGAATCCTCCTGCTGAAATTGCCGGTATAGCCGTGTCGTCTGTACGGGATATTCAGGACGGTACAACCCTGGATATTCAAACCGGCTCCAAAAAGAAGGATATCGATTTACCCTCGTCAAACGTACTTCAGTTTATCCTCTCAGACGGAAGCATCATTTCCGCCAGACCCTCGGGCACCGAACCGAAAATCAAGTTCTATGCGTCGGTGAAGGATGAACCGGGTAAAGATCTGGATGAATCCAGAAAACGGGTTCAGGAAAAAATCGACGGAATTGAATCTTTTATTGAGTCGGTAATAGCAGCGGCAAAAAATTAA
- a CDS encoding 3'-5' exonuclease, translating into MDMNASVYDLTFVAFDFETTGLYSGSDRIVEFGAVKFKGNSILGEFGELVNPGIPIPEDAAKISGITDEMVAAKPAVEKMLDPFIEFIGDSILVAHNASFDMGFLRAALAGSGRSDIKNLLIDTQQLAKRAYPGQKSYSLQNLAGFLNFPLNTAHRAVDDSIQCMKLFNACAQELSFMGEITLKEVLA; encoded by the coding sequence ATGGATATGAACGCATCTGTATACGATCTGACATTTGTAGCATTCGATTTTGAAACAACCGGTCTTTATTCCGGAAGCGACAGAATAGTGGAATTCGGAGCGGTGAAATTCAAAGGCAACAGCATTCTCGGCGAGTTCGGTGAACTGGTGAATCCGGGTATTCCAATTCCTGAAGATGCCGCAAAAATATCCGGCATCACCGATGAGATGGTTGCTGCGAAACCCGCCGTTGAGAAGATGCTTGATCCATTTATTGAATTCATCGGGGACAGTATACTTGTGGCTCACAATGCCAGCTTCGATATGGGTTTTCTCAGGGCCGCCTTGGCAGGAAGCGGCAGGAGCGATATCAAGAACTTACTCATAGATACCCAACAGCTGGCAAAACGTGCATATCCCGGCCAAAAGAGTTACTCCCTGCAGAATCTTGCCGGGTTTTTGAACTTTCCCCTGAATACCGCCCATCGCGCAGTTGATGATTCCATCCAGTGCATGAAGCTGTTTAATGCATGCGCCCAGGAGCTGAGCTTTATGGGGGAGATCACCCTCAAAGAGGTGCTGGCCTGA
- a CDS encoding TatD family hydrolase — MQETGTKGRTLLHFIDSHFHILQSENRGFDPSTVVPDAFDSGLRGGMDIAVDLEQIDRRRNYCAEQPGFGYSIGLYPSFSTDPDRSVLLKRLEEELHSRKNDPLLWALGEIGMDFHWDYGSEEMQAELFHAQLELAGKAELPVVIHNREADDAILRVLKSRPTEGIMHCFSSDQHTMKKFLDLGMYISFAGNLTFKKAKEIQEAASMVPLDRVLFETDSPFLTPVPHRGKPNRPANVQHVYEFFSRLRGVPVAQLCDQVRENFTRAVPGYGG, encoded by the coding sequence GTGCAGGAAACAGGCACAAAGGGGCGTACATTATTGCATTTTATAGACAGCCATTTTCATATTCTACAGTCTGAGAACCGGGGTTTTGATCCTTCCACCGTGGTGCCAGATGCTTTTGATTCGGGTCTACGGGGCGGAATGGATATTGCAGTGGATCTTGAGCAGATCGACCGGAGGCGGAATTACTGCGCGGAGCAGCCGGGGTTCGGATACAGCATCGGATTGTACCCCAGCTTTTCAACGGATCCAGATCGATCTGTTCTTCTCAAGCGCCTGGAGGAGGAGCTTCACAGCAGGAAAAATGATCCCCTGCTTTGGGCCCTTGGGGAAATCGGCATGGATTTTCACTGGGATTATGGATCGGAAGAAATGCAAGCGGAGCTTTTCCATGCCCAACTGGAGCTGGCAGGGAAGGCAGAACTGCCGGTGGTAATTCACAACAGGGAAGCAGACGATGCCATTCTCAGAGTTTTGAAGTCCCGTCCAACAGAAGGAATTATGCATTGCTTTTCTTCAGATCAGCACACAATGAAGAAATTTCTCGATTTGGGCATGTATATCAGCTTTGCGGGGAATCTTACCTTTAAAAAGGCCAAGGAAATCCAGGAGGCAGCCTCCATGGTACCGTTGGATCGGGTTTTATTTGAAACTGATTCGCCCTTTCTGACTCCGGTGCCCCATCGCGGGAAACCCAACCGGCCGGCGAATGTTCAGCATGTGTATGAGTTCTTTTCACGGTTGAGAGGAGTGCCTGTAGCACAGCTGTGTGATCAGGTGAGGGAAAATTTCACTCGGGCAGTACCTGGGTACGGGGGATAA
- a CDS encoding ATP-dependent helicase, which yields MSTQLKSLLNPEQYEAATNLEGPLLIIAGAGSGKTRVITYRITEMLNQGINQSSILALTFTNKAAREMAGRVKELVGRKLPQLTVSTFHSFGVQILKKHITLLGWRENFSIYDTNDQRSLIKECARELKWSLEYLDFGHCMSTFSRIKTRRSKWSDPEIDDSLQPLYEEYQSHRKLYNALDFDDLIRLPIDLFQQHPQVLEEYRKRYKYIMVDEFQDTSIQQYEMMKLLADGSRNICVVGDDDQSIYSWRGANFDNIRNFERDFPELREIKLEQNYRSTGTILDAANHLIKNNKNRKIKALWTGGDGGKPIELYQPQDERAEARFICDMIQTLNLKEQIHYHDISILIRTNALARGIEEELMARNLPYRITGGTSFFERPEVKDMISYLRCLANPDDDISLLRIMNTPRRGIGKKTLEHMTELAQSQGMSLYGAMQALVLANDSPIGKRARADIEDFLELISEFRPKLLSGKDLAQSLRALIAKIDYWGHLVGEHPNNERVAKFKLRNVELFTSSLEQWEKDPDNLSPSVFNYLNRITLAGKDDDDSEEGKVNLMTIHSAKGLEFDVVFIAGVEENIIPHQRSLEENDAGSYEENMEEERRLFYVALTRAKMKLYLTSCQQRKVMRDLMSMTMSPFIEEIPEKLIDIKEPDTEISEEEAHNYFELMKKKFAAVEE from the coding sequence ATGTCAACACAGTTAAAATCTCTGCTCAACCCCGAGCAGTATGAGGCGGCCACCAATCTGGAAGGCCCTCTGCTCATCATCGCCGGCGCCGGATCAGGCAAGACCCGGGTTATCACATACCGAATTACGGAAATGCTGAATCAGGGCATAAATCAAAGTTCAATCCTTGCCCTCACCTTCACCAACAAAGCGGCCAGGGAGATGGCCGGCAGGGTCAAGGAACTGGTTGGCCGTAAACTTCCCCAGCTCACCGTATCCACCTTTCACAGCTTCGGTGTGCAGATTCTGAAAAAGCATATCACTTTGCTGGGGTGGAGAGAAAATTTCAGTATTTACGATACAAACGATCAGCGAAGTCTCATCAAGGAATGTGCCCGGGAACTGAAATGGAGTCTGGAGTACCTTGACTTCGGCCATTGCATGAGCACCTTCTCCCGGATCAAAACGCGCCGTTCCAAATGGAGTGATCCTGAAATTGATGACAGCCTTCAGCCCCTGTATGAGGAATATCAGAGTCACAGAAAACTCTATAATGCCCTGGATTTCGACGACCTCATCCGGCTTCCCATCGACCTGTTCCAGCAGCATCCTCAGGTGCTTGAAGAATACCGGAAACGGTATAAATACATTATGGTTGATGAGTTTCAGGACACATCCATCCAGCAGTATGAAATGATGAAGCTCCTCGCCGACGGCAGCAGAAACATCTGTGTTGTGGGCGACGATGATCAGTCAATCTATTCCTGGAGAGGGGCGAACTTCGACAATATCAGAAATTTTGAACGGGATTTCCCCGAACTCAGGGAGATAAAGCTGGAGCAGAACTACCGCTCCACGGGCACCATTCTTGATGCCGCCAATCATCTGATTAAAAACAATAAAAACCGGAAAATCAAAGCCCTCTGGACCGGAGGCGACGGGGGAAAACCCATTGAACTCTACCAGCCCCAGGACGAACGCGCTGAAGCCCGGTTTATCTGTGACATGATTCAGACCCTTAATCTCAAAGAACAGATCCATTACCATGATATTTCCATTCTTATACGAACCAATGCCCTTGCCAGGGGAATAGAAGAAGAGCTCATGGCCCGGAACCTTCCGTACCGGATCACCGGAGGAACCAGCTTTTTCGAGCGGCCGGAAGTGAAAGATATGATCAGCTATCTCCGTTGTCTGGCCAATCCCGATGACGACATCAGCCTTCTCCGCATTATGAACACTCCCAGAAGGGGAATCGGGAAGAAAACCCTGGAGCACATGACCGAACTTGCCCAGAGTCAGGGCATGAGCCTCTACGGAGCGATGCAGGCCCTGGTGCTGGCCAACGACAGTCCAATCGGCAAAAGGGCCAGAGCCGACATCGAGGACTTTCTTGAACTGATCAGCGAATTCCGCCCCAAACTTCTCAGCGGCAAAGATCTTGCTCAATCACTGAGAGCACTGATTGCCAAAATTGACTACTGGGGACATCTGGTGGGTGAACACCCTAATAATGAACGGGTTGCCAAGTTCAAGCTCAGGAACGTGGAGTTGTTCACCTCCAGCCTGGAGCAATGGGAGAAAGATCCGGATAATCTCAGTCCCAGCGTTTTTAATTACCTGAACAGGATTACCCTGGCGGGAAAGGATGATGACGACAGCGAGGAAGGCAAGGTGAACCTCATGACTATTCACTCCGCCAAAGGTCTGGAATTTGATGTAGTGTTCATTGCCGGGGTGGAGGAAAATATCATCCCCCACCAAAGAAGCCTTGAGGAAAATGATGCCGGAAGTTATGAGGAAAACATGGAGGAAGAGCGGCGGCTCTTTTATGTTGCCCTGACCCGTGCGAAAATGAAGCTGTATCTTACATCCTGCCAGCAACGAAAAGTGATGCGGGATCTGATGAGCATGACCATGAGTCCTTTTATCGAGGAAATACCCGAAAAGCTCATAGATATTAAGGAACCTGACACAGAAATCAGTGAAGAGGAAGCCCACAACTACTTCGAACTGATGAAGAAGAAATTCGCCGCAGTGGAGGAGTAA
- a CDS encoding tRNA and rRNA cytosine-C5-methylase, with protein MAKKRKKIDRAARQQMFSRFYEDMFQGRWPELRQALLEDPTHHELKDGLLDSYFLDEASLFPARYLEAEHQDEILDLCAAPGGKSLVILSNLLSNGLLPGEAFRLVLNERSATRRGRLKQVISRFIPEHVQSRLSITGHDAGKWGLYQQNAYDKVLLDVPCSSERHLVNDPKYLDEWSPSRSERLAQQAYSFLLSALKTLKPGGTVVYSTCALSRLENDEVIDRVFMRMLKKQEMTLITRNDRTYRSQSSAEPRHLPEWVEDSALGHIILPDRAEGRGPIYFSRIKRLT; from the coding sequence ATGGCAAAAAAGCGGAAAAAGATCGACAGGGCGGCAAGGCAGCAGATGTTCTCCCGATTTTATGAGGATATGTTTCAGGGCAGATGGCCGGAACTGAGACAGGCCCTCCTGGAAGACCCAACACATCATGAACTGAAAGACGGACTGCTTGACTCCTATTTTCTGGATGAGGCATCCCTGTTTCCTGCCAGGTATCTTGAAGCGGAACATCAGGATGAAATTCTCGATCTCTGTGCCGCCCCGGGAGGGAAAAGTCTGGTGATTCTCTCGAATCTTCTATCCAACGGGTTACTGCCCGGGGAGGCATTCCGCCTTGTACTGAATGAACGTTCGGCGACCAGAAGAGGCAGACTGAAGCAGGTGATAAGCCGGTTTATTCCGGAACATGTTCAAAGCCGTCTCAGCATCACCGGGCATGATGCTGGAAAATGGGGGCTCTACCAGCAGAATGCATACGACAAAGTTCTTCTGGATGTTCCCTGTTCAAGCGAACGGCATCTGGTGAATGACCCCAAATATCTTGACGAGTGGAGTCCATCCAGGAGTGAGCGGCTGGCTCAACAGGCATACAGTTTTCTGCTCTCAGCCCTGAAGACCCTGAAGCCCGGCGGAACAGTGGTGTACTCCACCTGTGCCCTTTCCCGGCTGGAAAATGACGAAGTAATTGACCGTGTCTTTATGAGAATGCTCAAGAAACAGGAGATGACCCTGATAACCCGGAACGACAGAACATACCGCAGCCAATCATCTGCTGAACCCCGGCATCTCCCGGAATGGGTGGAGGACAGCGCACTCGGCCACATCATTCTGCCGGACAGGGCCGAAGGACGGGGTCCAATCTATTTCAGCAGAATTAAACGACTGACCTGA
- a CDS encoding DNA-3-methyladenine glycosylase I — MNPSILKGSPDPNRCPWCAGSEIYENYHDTVWGVPNFDDRELFAKLCLDGQQAGLSWLTILKKMQNYYRAYDNFNPEKIINYGEKDFTRLLSNPGIIRNKLKIRSIIANSKAFVKMEDDGESLSDFLWGRINYSPIQNHFSVIREIPTETPLSREISKDLKKRGFSFVGPTIVYAFMQAVGMVNDHLTTCFRHSECRNLAEKAAGRSR; from the coding sequence ATGAACCCCAGCATTTTAAAAGGCAGTCCAGATCCGAACCGCTGTCCCTGGTGTGCCGGATCAGAAATATATGAGAACTATCATGATACTGTCTGGGGTGTACCCAACTTCGATGACAGGGAATTATTCGCCAAGCTCTGTCTTGACGGCCAGCAGGCAGGCCTTAGCTGGCTCACAATTCTGAAAAAAATGCAGAATTATTACCGGGCGTATGATAACTTCAATCCGGAAAAAATCATCAACTACGGGGAAAAGGATTTCACCCGATTGCTCAGCAATCCGGGCATCATCAGAAATAAGCTGAAAATACGATCGATCATAGCCAACTCCAAAGCATTTGTGAAGATGGAGGATGATGGAGAATCGCTCTCCGATTTTCTTTGGGGTCGGATCAACTACTCGCCCATCCAGAATCATTTCAGTGTGATACGTGAAATTCCCACCGAGACCCCATTGAGCAGAGAAATCTCAAAAGATTTGAAAAAACGGGGCTTCAGTTTTGTGGGCCCCACCATAGTGTACGCATTCATGCAGGCGGTGGGCATGGTAAACGATCACCTCACCACCTGTTTCCGTCACAGCGAATGCCGCAATCTTGCAGAGAAAGCCGCCGGAAGAAGTCGGTAA
- a CDS encoding protein-L-isoaspartate O-methyltransferase family protein, with translation MSRTNRQLIRQIYARLESENRPLSARLIRAFELADRRYFVPRSLSPGEIYSDHPIPIGQGQTNSQPFTVAFMLQLLAVEEGNRILDLGSGSGWTTALLSLLCGPSGHVLGMDRVALLLEFARANLREWSEQLGGQTSVSASILSEIKMKIAGFNPGLPGNKFDRILVSASAGQIPDELLNQLASPGIMVIPVGNAIVKIIHSPSGKAHTERYEGFRFVPFIQEQE, from the coding sequence ATGTCCCGAACGAACCGGCAACTGATCAGGCAGATTTACGCCAGACTTGAATCGGAAAACCGGCCTCTCTCAGCCAGGCTGATCCGGGCCTTTGAGCTGGCGGACAGAAGGTACTTTGTACCCCGCAGCCTGAGCCCCGGAGAAATTTACTCCGATCATCCCATCCCAATCGGCCAGGGTCAAACCAACAGCCAGCCTTTTACCGTAGCTTTCATGCTGCAGCTCCTGGCTGTGGAGGAAGGGAACCGGATTCTTGACCTGGGATCGGGATCGGGCTGGACCACGGCTTTGCTCAGCCTTCTGTGCGGGCCCTCCGGGCATGTGCTCGGGATGGACCGGGTGGCACTGCTGCTGGAATTTGCCCGAGCCAATCTCCGGGAATGGAGTGAGCAGCTGGGCGGACAGACAAGTGTATCAGCTTCTATCCTTTCAGAAATAAAAATGAAGATAGCCGGTTTCAACCCGGGGCTTCCAGGCAATAAATTCGATAGAATTCTTGTATCAGCCTCCGCCGGACAAATTCCCGATGAGTTGCTTAATCAGCTGGCATCTCCTGGTATCATGGTAATACCGGTTGGTAATGCCATAGTGAAAATCATCCATTCGCCATCAGGTAAGGCGCACACCGAGCGGTATGAAGGGTTCCGTTTTGTACCCTTTATACAGGAGCAGGAATAG